The nucleotide sequence CGGGGGGCCGCTGGTTGCACCCTGGTTGTTTTGTGTTTGCAAACGGGCTGTTTGCTGGCACGGCCGCCTATCCGGGTCGTTCGGATCGGCAGTGTGCAAGCCGGCAGTGTGCGAGCAGGCTGAAAGCGTCCTCCGGTTCAAGGTGGGGGCAAACGCCGGCGGTGTCCGGTGTGGTGAGACGGGGTTGAAGTGAAGCCAGGCCGGGTTTGACAGGACACACGGGACGGAAATGCCGACAATCAATCAATTGACTCGCAACGGGCGCAAGTCGCCACCGGTGCGCAACAAGGCGCCGGCGCTGCACGGCAACCCGCAGAAGCGGGGCGTGTGTCTGCGTGTCTATACGACGACGCCGAAGAAGCCGAACTCCGCGCTGCGTAAGGTCGCCCGTGTGCGGCTGACCAATGGCGAGGAAGTCATCAGCTACATTCCTGGTGAAGGGCACAATCTGCAGGAGCACTCCGTCGTGTTGATCCGTGGCGGCCGCGTCAAGG is from Alphaproteobacteria bacterium and encodes:
- the rpsL gene encoding 30S ribosomal protein S12 encodes the protein MPTINQLTRNGRKSPPVRNKAPALHGNPQKRGVCLRVYTTTPKKPNSALRKVARVRLTNGEEVISYIPGEGHNLQEHSVVLIRGGRVKDLPGVRYHIVRGTLDTQGIAARRQRRSKYGAKRPR